One window from the genome of Lathamus discolor isolate bLatDis1 chromosome 24, bLatDis1.hap1, whole genome shotgun sequence encodes:
- the ARHGEF2 gene encoding rho guanine nucleotide exchange factor 2 isoform X1, translated as MDDPDVFLGPCEGALCRVPGQKRRCMSALEPVTGPGSEEEEDEDRVQAVPLRRSCALRIGSRDPFRRHSWEPGKELRGVPGYDHLRVSLKGLSPDDTDSSVEQLDGLGCHQRDPRRNPLVHSNDDLESLLSQAEADERWAQEDVQGLPISRTRQSFHSYSLSKSTSLGTINRCPNADEISLFASQQSLVNGSGAGSCGQLEQEAGNQSREETPLGRTLSFIKRMTGKTKSKEKEKMKEGKEKDARYTNGHLFTTITVSGMTMCFACNKSITAKEALICPTCNVTIHNRCKDTLPNCTKVKQKQQKAALLKNSSALQSVSLRNKTAIRERPNSAIYPSESFRQTLLGPRRGRPSLSLSKSVSTTNISGTFNDESPLGIRRILSQSTDSLNMRNRTLSVESLIDEGPDVILNQLMSDFETDGKDFEADSWSLAVDNSYLQQHKMDVMKRQDVIYELIQTEIHHVRTLKIMGAVFRKAMLEELQLDPASVHRIFPCVDELSQIHERFLAQLLERRRESLAQDSNKNFVINRLGDILVNQFSGSSAEQLRKAYSEFCSKHTKAVKEYKDLLARDKRFQQFIRRMARSPLLRRHGVPECILLVTQRITKYPVLIERILKNSKDNEGDSADLSQALRLVKELISSINEEVHECEMNARLWDVYRRVDGRAKVQLPWESRAGVFGRDELLRRKLVHSGCMLWKTAAGRFKDVLVLLLTDVLIFLQEKDQKYTFPMLDKPAVVSLQNLIVRDIANQEKGMFLISAAPPEMYEVHAASRDDRNHWMKLIQQTVGLCPSRQDFPLIETEVEASLRKLKDRILQQDRKLTALLEEKVGLFADMLALTGTEEPSPTLAPRSLFHSDSAEAYRGEKLVHDAIREVECLTEIFTGSGRDRDQSNEAETCPSPGTSNGDASSFNGSVEFCRMDQEAGQRDGNGNQVLPRVPQEEISQRLVNLYSLLHELQAVVLQQDTLLELRLQEAPDKPSRRGSQAAPAEPAPRAGEKPGATELALLQRQHGLLQEELGRCRQQCQERAQEAAALDSRLRDSERERGRLERELEEARRELGALRHDGGVTTRGRRGADPRRRSLPAGDALYLSFTPPQHSGLSFHSPTFAPCPREDLEYGVGVDPDRLRDGNDVLDELLEDEALGSRRSPPTSPRDFLRMQDIPEEVESSQELKDGDGGSSDS; from the exons ATGGATGATCCCGATGTCTTCCTGGGTCCCTGCGAAGGAGCCCTGTGCAGGGTGCCGGGGCAGAAGCGCCGCTGCATGTCCGCGCTGGAGCCGGTTACCGGCCCCGGctcggaggaggaggaggacgaggACCGTGTCCAAGCGGTGCCGTTGCGGCGATCGTGCGCCCTCCGCATCGGCTCCCGGGATCCCTTCCGCCGGCACAGCTGGGAGCCGGGCAAGGAGCTGCGCGGGGTCCCCGGCTACGACCACCTCAG AGTGAGTCTCAAAGGGCTGAGCCCCGACGACACTGACTCCAGCGTGGAGCAGTTGGATGGGCTGGGATGTCATCAGAGGGACCCCCGGCGAAACCCCCTTGTCCACAGCAACGATGACCTGGAGTCCCTGCTTTCCCAAGCCGAGGCGGATGAGCGGTGGGCACAG GAGGATGTGCAGGGGTTGCCAATATCCCGGACCCGGCAGAGCTTCCACAGCTACAGCCTCTCCAAATCCACATCTCTTGGCACCATCAACAGATGCCCCAATGCAGATG AGATTTCCCTCTTTGCCTCCCAGCAGAGCCTGGTCAATGG CTCCGGCGCCGGGAGCTGCgggcagctggagcaggaagcCGGGAACCAGAGCCGGGAAGAGACCCCCCTGGGCAGGACCCTCAGCTTCATCAAGAGGATGACGGGGAAGACGAAG agcaaggagaaggagaagatgaaggagggcaaggagaaggACGCCCGCTACACCAATGGCCACCTTTTTACCACCATCACCGTGTCCGGCATGACCATGTGCTTCGCCTGCAACAAGAGCATCACAGCCAAGGAAGCTCTGATCTGCCCCA CCTGCAACGTCACCATCCACAACCGCTGCAAGGACACGCTGCCCAACTGCACCAAGGTGAAGCAGAAG CAACAGAAAGCGGCACTGCTGAAGAATAGCTCTGCGCTGCAGTCAGTTTCACTGCGCAATAAGA CTGCCATCCGGGAACGCCCCAACTCTGCCATTTACCCCTCGGAAAGCTTCCGGCAAACGCTGCTGGGCCCCCGCAGGGGCCgaccctccctttccctctccaaaAGCGTCTCCACCACCAATATCTCAGG GACGTTCAATGATGAGTCTCCACTGGGAATACGGCGGATCCTGTCCCAGTCCACTGATTCCCTCAACATGCGCAACCGCACGCTGTCCGTGGAATCGCTCATTGATGAAG GTCCTGATGTGATCCTGAACCAGCTGATGAGTGACTTCGAGACAGACGGGAAGGACTTTGAGGCGGATTCCTGGAGCCTGGCAGTGGACAACAGctacctgcagcagcacaagatgGACGTGATGAAGCGCCAGGACGTCATCTATG AGCTGATCCAGACGGAAATCCACCATGTCCGCACGCTGAAGATTATGGGCGCTGTGTTCCGCAAGGCCatgctggaggagctgcagcttgACCCGGCCTCGGTGCACAGGATCTTCCCATGTGTGGATGAGCTGAGCCAGATCCATGAGCGCTTCCTGGCACAGCTCCTGGAGCGGCGCCGCGAGTCCTTGGCCCAGGACAGCAACAAGAACTTTGTCATCAACCGCCTTGGGGACATCCTGGTCAACCAG TTCTCCGGGAGCAGCgcagagcagctcaggaaaGCCTACTCGGAGTTCTGCAGCAAGCACACCAAGGCTGTGAAGGAGTACAAAGACCTGCTGGCCCGAGACAAGCGCTTCCAGCAGTTCATCCGG AGGATGGCGCGGTCCCCACTGCTCCGCCGCCACGGCGTTCCTGAGTGCATCCTGCTGGTGACACAGAGGATCACCAAGTACCCAGTGCTCATCGAGCGCATCCTGAAGAACTCCAAAG ACAACGAGGGCGACTCCGCGGACCTGTCGCAGGCGCTGAGGCTGGTGAAGGAGCTGATTTCGTCCATCAACGAGGAGGTGCACGAGTGCGAGATGAACGCGCGGCTCTGGGACGTCTACAGGCGCGTGGACGGCCGGGCCAAGGTGCAGCTGCCCTGGGAGAGCCGTGCCGGTGTCTTCGGCCGCGATGAGCTCCTACGCCGCAAACTGGTGCACAGTGGGTGCATGCTCTGGAAGACCGCAGCCGGGCGCTTCAAag atgtgctggtgctgctgctgaccGATGTCCTCATCTTCCTGCAAGAGAAGGACCAGAAATACACCTTTCCCATGCTG GACAAGCCAGCCGTCGTGTCTCTGCAGAACCTGATCGTGCGGGATATCGCCAACCAGGAGAAGGGGATGTTCCTGATCAGCGCCGCGCCACCGGAGATGTACGAGGTCCACGCTGCATCCCGCGACGACCGCAACCACTGGATGAAGCTCATCCAGCAGACGGTTGGGCT CTGTCCCAGCCGACAGGATTTTCCCTTGATTGAGACAGAGGTCGAAGCATCCTTACGCAAGTTGAAAG aCCGTATCCTGCAGCAGGATCGGAAGCTGACGGCGCTCCTGGAGGAAAAGGTCGGGCTCTTTGCAGACATGCTGGCACTGACCGGCACCGAGGAGCCCTCTCCCACCCTGGCGCCACGCTCCCTCTTCCACTCTGACTCAGCTGAGGCTTACCGAGGGGAAAAGCTGGTGCATGACGCTATCCGGGAAG TGGAATGCCTCACAGAGATCTTCACTGGCTCTGGACGTGACCGGGATCAGAGCAATGAGGCCGAGacctgccccagccccggcACCAGCA ACGGTGATGCCAGCAGCTTCAATGGCTCCGTGGAATTCTGCCGCATGGATCAGGAAGCTGGGCAGCGG GATGGGAATGGCAACCAGGTCCTGCCACGGGTACCGCAGGAG gaAATCAGCCAGCGGCTGGTGAACCTCTACAGCCTCCTGCACGAGCTCCAG GCggtggtgctgcagcaggacacGCTGCTGGAGCTGCGGCTGCAGGAGGCTCCGGACAAACCATCCCGGCGCGGTTCCCAAGCGGCTCCGGCCGAGCCGGCTCCCCGGGCAGGGGAGAAACCGGGAGCGACGGAGCTGGCGCTGCTGCAGCGGCAGCacgggctgctgcaggaggagctgggccGCTGCCGGCAGCAGTGCCAGGAGCGGGCGCAGGAGGCGGCAGCGCTGGATTCCCGGCTGCGGGACAGCGAGCGGGAGCGCGGCCGCCTGGagcgggagctggaggaagcGCGGCGGGAGCTGGGGGCGCTGCGGCACGATGGCGGTGTCACCACACGGGGGCGCCGCGGAGCCGACCCGCGGCGCAGGAGCCTGCCGGCAGGGGACGCGCTGTACCTCAGCTTCACCCCGCCGCAG
- the ARHGEF2 gene encoding rho guanine nucleotide exchange factor 2 isoform X3 translates to MSSHPKSKEKEKMKEGKEKDARYTNGHLFTTITVSGMTMCFACNKSITAKEALICPTCNVTIHNRCKDTLPNCTKVKQKQQKAALLKNSSALQSVSLRNKTAIRERPNSAIYPSESFRQTLLGPRRGRPSLSLSKSVSTTNISGTFNDESPLGIRRILSQSTDSLNMRNRTLSVESLIDEGPDVILNQLMSDFETDGKDFEADSWSLAVDNSYLQQHKMDVMKRQDVIYELIQTEIHHVRTLKIMGAVFRKAMLEELQLDPASVHRIFPCVDELSQIHERFLAQLLERRRESLAQDSNKNFVINRLGDILVNQFSGSSAEQLRKAYSEFCSKHTKAVKEYKDLLARDKRFQQFIRRMARSPLLRRHGVPECILLVTQRITKYPVLIERILKNSKDNEGDSADLSQALRLVKELISSINEEVHECEMNARLWDVYRRVDGRAKVQLPWESRAGVFGRDELLRRKLVHSGCMLWKTAAGRFKDVLVLLLTDVLIFLQEKDQKYTFPMLDKPAVVSLQNLIVRDIANQEKGMFLISAAPPEMYEVHAASRDDRNHWMKLIQQTVGLCPSRQDFPLIETEVEASLRKLKDRILQQDRKLTALLEEKVGLFADMLALTGTEEPSPTLAPRSLFHSDSAEAYRGEKLVHDAIREVECLTEIFTGSGRDRDQSNEAETCPSPGTSNGDASSFNGSVEFCRMDQEAGQRDGNGNQVLPRVPQEEISQRLVNLYSLLHELQAVVLQQDTLLELRLQEAPDKPSRRGSQAAPAEPAPRAGEKPGATELALLQRQHGLLQEELGRCRQQCQERAQEAAALDSRLRDSERERGRLERELEEARRELGALRHDGGVTTRGRRGADPRRRSLPAGDALYLSFTPPQHSGLSFHSPTFAPCPREDLEYGVGVDPDRLRDGNDVLDELLEDEALGSRRSPPTSPRDFLRMQDIPEEVESSQELKDGDGGSSDS, encoded by the exons ATGTCCAGCCACCCCAAG agcaaggagaaggagaagatgaaggagggcaaggagaaggACGCCCGCTACACCAATGGCCACCTTTTTACCACCATCACCGTGTCCGGCATGACCATGTGCTTCGCCTGCAACAAGAGCATCACAGCCAAGGAAGCTCTGATCTGCCCCA CCTGCAACGTCACCATCCACAACCGCTGCAAGGACACGCTGCCCAACTGCACCAAGGTGAAGCAGAAG CAACAGAAAGCGGCACTGCTGAAGAATAGCTCTGCGCTGCAGTCAGTTTCACTGCGCAATAAGA CTGCCATCCGGGAACGCCCCAACTCTGCCATTTACCCCTCGGAAAGCTTCCGGCAAACGCTGCTGGGCCCCCGCAGGGGCCgaccctccctttccctctccaaaAGCGTCTCCACCACCAATATCTCAGG GACGTTCAATGATGAGTCTCCACTGGGAATACGGCGGATCCTGTCCCAGTCCACTGATTCCCTCAACATGCGCAACCGCACGCTGTCCGTGGAATCGCTCATTGATGAAG GTCCTGATGTGATCCTGAACCAGCTGATGAGTGACTTCGAGACAGACGGGAAGGACTTTGAGGCGGATTCCTGGAGCCTGGCAGTGGACAACAGctacctgcagcagcacaagatgGACGTGATGAAGCGCCAGGACGTCATCTATG AGCTGATCCAGACGGAAATCCACCATGTCCGCACGCTGAAGATTATGGGCGCTGTGTTCCGCAAGGCCatgctggaggagctgcagcttgACCCGGCCTCGGTGCACAGGATCTTCCCATGTGTGGATGAGCTGAGCCAGATCCATGAGCGCTTCCTGGCACAGCTCCTGGAGCGGCGCCGCGAGTCCTTGGCCCAGGACAGCAACAAGAACTTTGTCATCAACCGCCTTGGGGACATCCTGGTCAACCAG TTCTCCGGGAGCAGCgcagagcagctcaggaaaGCCTACTCGGAGTTCTGCAGCAAGCACACCAAGGCTGTGAAGGAGTACAAAGACCTGCTGGCCCGAGACAAGCGCTTCCAGCAGTTCATCCGG AGGATGGCGCGGTCCCCACTGCTCCGCCGCCACGGCGTTCCTGAGTGCATCCTGCTGGTGACACAGAGGATCACCAAGTACCCAGTGCTCATCGAGCGCATCCTGAAGAACTCCAAAG ACAACGAGGGCGACTCCGCGGACCTGTCGCAGGCGCTGAGGCTGGTGAAGGAGCTGATTTCGTCCATCAACGAGGAGGTGCACGAGTGCGAGATGAACGCGCGGCTCTGGGACGTCTACAGGCGCGTGGACGGCCGGGCCAAGGTGCAGCTGCCCTGGGAGAGCCGTGCCGGTGTCTTCGGCCGCGATGAGCTCCTACGCCGCAAACTGGTGCACAGTGGGTGCATGCTCTGGAAGACCGCAGCCGGGCGCTTCAAag atgtgctggtgctgctgctgaccGATGTCCTCATCTTCCTGCAAGAGAAGGACCAGAAATACACCTTTCCCATGCTG GACAAGCCAGCCGTCGTGTCTCTGCAGAACCTGATCGTGCGGGATATCGCCAACCAGGAGAAGGGGATGTTCCTGATCAGCGCCGCGCCACCGGAGATGTACGAGGTCCACGCTGCATCCCGCGACGACCGCAACCACTGGATGAAGCTCATCCAGCAGACGGTTGGGCT CTGTCCCAGCCGACAGGATTTTCCCTTGATTGAGACAGAGGTCGAAGCATCCTTACGCAAGTTGAAAG aCCGTATCCTGCAGCAGGATCGGAAGCTGACGGCGCTCCTGGAGGAAAAGGTCGGGCTCTTTGCAGACATGCTGGCACTGACCGGCACCGAGGAGCCCTCTCCCACCCTGGCGCCACGCTCCCTCTTCCACTCTGACTCAGCTGAGGCTTACCGAGGGGAAAAGCTGGTGCATGACGCTATCCGGGAAG TGGAATGCCTCACAGAGATCTTCACTGGCTCTGGACGTGACCGGGATCAGAGCAATGAGGCCGAGacctgccccagccccggcACCAGCA ACGGTGATGCCAGCAGCTTCAATGGCTCCGTGGAATTCTGCCGCATGGATCAGGAAGCTGGGCAGCGG GATGGGAATGGCAACCAGGTCCTGCCACGGGTACCGCAGGAG gaAATCAGCCAGCGGCTGGTGAACCTCTACAGCCTCCTGCACGAGCTCCAG GCggtggtgctgcagcaggacacGCTGCTGGAGCTGCGGCTGCAGGAGGCTCCGGACAAACCATCCCGGCGCGGTTCCCAAGCGGCTCCGGCCGAGCCGGCTCCCCGGGCAGGGGAGAAACCGGGAGCGACGGAGCTGGCGCTGCTGCAGCGGCAGCacgggctgctgcaggaggagctgggccGCTGCCGGCAGCAGTGCCAGGAGCGGGCGCAGGAGGCGGCAGCGCTGGATTCCCGGCTGCGGGACAGCGAGCGGGAGCGCGGCCGCCTGGagcgggagctggaggaagcGCGGCGGGAGCTGGGGGCGCTGCGGCACGATGGCGGTGTCACCACACGGGGGCGCCGCGGAGCCGACCCGCGGCGCAGGAGCCTGCCGGCAGGGGACGCGCTGTACCTCAGCTTCACCCCGCCGCAG
- the ARHGEF2 gene encoding rho guanine nucleotide exchange factor 2 isoform X4, translating into MSRIESLARARSNRAKSKEKEKMKEGKEKDARYTNGHLFTTITVSGMTMCFACNKSITAKEALICPTCNVTIHNRCKDTLPNCTKVKQKQQKAALLKNSSALQSVSLRNKTAIRERPNSAIYPSESFRQTLLGPRRGRPSLSLSKSVSTTNISGTFNDESPLGIRRILSQSTDSLNMRNRTLSVESLIDEGPDVILNQLMSDFETDGKDFEADSWSLAVDNSYLQQHKMDVMKRQDVIYELIQTEIHHVRTLKIMGAVFRKAMLEELQLDPASVHRIFPCVDELSQIHERFLAQLLERRRESLAQDSNKNFVINRLGDILVNQFSGSSAEQLRKAYSEFCSKHTKAVKEYKDLLARDKRFQQFIRRMARSPLLRRHGVPECILLVTQRITKYPVLIERILKNSKDNEGDSADLSQALRLVKELISSINEEVHECEMNARLWDVYRRVDGRAKVQLPWESRAGVFGRDELLRRKLVHSGCMLWKTAAGRFKDVLVLLLTDVLIFLQEKDQKYTFPMLDKPAVVSLQNLIVRDIANQEKGMFLISAAPPEMYEVHAASRDDRNHWMKLIQQTVGLCPSRQDFPLIETEVEASLRKLKDRILQQDRKLTALLEEKVGLFADMLALTGTEEPSPTLAPRSLFHSDSAEAYRGEKLVHDAIREVECLTEIFTGSGRDRDQSNEAETCPSPGTSNGDASSFNGSVEFCRMDQEAGQRDGNGNQVLPRVPQEEISQRLVNLYSLLHELQAVVLQQDTLLELRLQEAPDKPSRRGSQAAPAEPAPRAGEKPGATELALLQRQHGLLQEELGRCRQQCQERAQEAAALDSRLRDSERERGRLERELEEARRELGALRHDGGVTTRGRRGADPRRRSLPAGDALYLSFTPPQHSGLSFHSPTFAPCPREDLEYGVGVDPDRLRDGNDVLDELLEDEALGSRRSPPTSPRDFLRMQDIPEEVESSQELKDGDGGSSDS; encoded by the exons ATGTCCCGCATCGAGTCGCTGGCCCGGGCAAGGAGCAATCGTGCCAAG agcaaggagaaggagaagatgaaggagggcaaggagaaggACGCCCGCTACACCAATGGCCACCTTTTTACCACCATCACCGTGTCCGGCATGACCATGTGCTTCGCCTGCAACAAGAGCATCACAGCCAAGGAAGCTCTGATCTGCCCCA CCTGCAACGTCACCATCCACAACCGCTGCAAGGACACGCTGCCCAACTGCACCAAGGTGAAGCAGAAG CAACAGAAAGCGGCACTGCTGAAGAATAGCTCTGCGCTGCAGTCAGTTTCACTGCGCAATAAGA CTGCCATCCGGGAACGCCCCAACTCTGCCATTTACCCCTCGGAAAGCTTCCGGCAAACGCTGCTGGGCCCCCGCAGGGGCCgaccctccctttccctctccaaaAGCGTCTCCACCACCAATATCTCAGG GACGTTCAATGATGAGTCTCCACTGGGAATACGGCGGATCCTGTCCCAGTCCACTGATTCCCTCAACATGCGCAACCGCACGCTGTCCGTGGAATCGCTCATTGATGAAG GTCCTGATGTGATCCTGAACCAGCTGATGAGTGACTTCGAGACAGACGGGAAGGACTTTGAGGCGGATTCCTGGAGCCTGGCAGTGGACAACAGctacctgcagcagcacaagatgGACGTGATGAAGCGCCAGGACGTCATCTATG AGCTGATCCAGACGGAAATCCACCATGTCCGCACGCTGAAGATTATGGGCGCTGTGTTCCGCAAGGCCatgctggaggagctgcagcttgACCCGGCCTCGGTGCACAGGATCTTCCCATGTGTGGATGAGCTGAGCCAGATCCATGAGCGCTTCCTGGCACAGCTCCTGGAGCGGCGCCGCGAGTCCTTGGCCCAGGACAGCAACAAGAACTTTGTCATCAACCGCCTTGGGGACATCCTGGTCAACCAG TTCTCCGGGAGCAGCgcagagcagctcaggaaaGCCTACTCGGAGTTCTGCAGCAAGCACACCAAGGCTGTGAAGGAGTACAAAGACCTGCTGGCCCGAGACAAGCGCTTCCAGCAGTTCATCCGG AGGATGGCGCGGTCCCCACTGCTCCGCCGCCACGGCGTTCCTGAGTGCATCCTGCTGGTGACACAGAGGATCACCAAGTACCCAGTGCTCATCGAGCGCATCCTGAAGAACTCCAAAG ACAACGAGGGCGACTCCGCGGACCTGTCGCAGGCGCTGAGGCTGGTGAAGGAGCTGATTTCGTCCATCAACGAGGAGGTGCACGAGTGCGAGATGAACGCGCGGCTCTGGGACGTCTACAGGCGCGTGGACGGCCGGGCCAAGGTGCAGCTGCCCTGGGAGAGCCGTGCCGGTGTCTTCGGCCGCGATGAGCTCCTACGCCGCAAACTGGTGCACAGTGGGTGCATGCTCTGGAAGACCGCAGCCGGGCGCTTCAAag atgtgctggtgctgctgctgaccGATGTCCTCATCTTCCTGCAAGAGAAGGACCAGAAATACACCTTTCCCATGCTG GACAAGCCAGCCGTCGTGTCTCTGCAGAACCTGATCGTGCGGGATATCGCCAACCAGGAGAAGGGGATGTTCCTGATCAGCGCCGCGCCACCGGAGATGTACGAGGTCCACGCTGCATCCCGCGACGACCGCAACCACTGGATGAAGCTCATCCAGCAGACGGTTGGGCT CTGTCCCAGCCGACAGGATTTTCCCTTGATTGAGACAGAGGTCGAAGCATCCTTACGCAAGTTGAAAG aCCGTATCCTGCAGCAGGATCGGAAGCTGACGGCGCTCCTGGAGGAAAAGGTCGGGCTCTTTGCAGACATGCTGGCACTGACCGGCACCGAGGAGCCCTCTCCCACCCTGGCGCCACGCTCCCTCTTCCACTCTGACTCAGCTGAGGCTTACCGAGGGGAAAAGCTGGTGCATGACGCTATCCGGGAAG TGGAATGCCTCACAGAGATCTTCACTGGCTCTGGACGTGACCGGGATCAGAGCAATGAGGCCGAGacctgccccagccccggcACCAGCA ACGGTGATGCCAGCAGCTTCAATGGCTCCGTGGAATTCTGCCGCATGGATCAGGAAGCTGGGCAGCGG GATGGGAATGGCAACCAGGTCCTGCCACGGGTACCGCAGGAG gaAATCAGCCAGCGGCTGGTGAACCTCTACAGCCTCCTGCACGAGCTCCAG GCggtggtgctgcagcaggacacGCTGCTGGAGCTGCGGCTGCAGGAGGCTCCGGACAAACCATCCCGGCGCGGTTCCCAAGCGGCTCCGGCCGAGCCGGCTCCCCGGGCAGGGGAGAAACCGGGAGCGACGGAGCTGGCGCTGCTGCAGCGGCAGCacgggctgctgcaggaggagctgggccGCTGCCGGCAGCAGTGCCAGGAGCGGGCGCAGGAGGCGGCAGCGCTGGATTCCCGGCTGCGGGACAGCGAGCGGGAGCGCGGCCGCCTGGagcgggagctggaggaagcGCGGCGGGAGCTGGGGGCGCTGCGGCACGATGGCGGTGTCACCACACGGGGGCGCCGCGGAGCCGACCCGCGGCGCAGGAGCCTGCCGGCAGGGGACGCGCTGTACCTCAGCTTCACCCCGCCGCAG